Proteins encoded together in one Mugil cephalus isolate CIBA_MC_2020 chromosome 16, CIBA_Mcephalus_1.1, whole genome shotgun sequence window:
- the LOC125022533 gene encoding mediator of DNA damage checkpoint protein 1-like, producing MNKRSTATNGTARSNGIYAEYVHRSNTNNVRQGQGVGPRVRPLSTISPSNVTPHSHQRRWSVDYCKCRSPPVIIVKKSMKEPQPPQRSVSLPHTGSHTSFKRYSCPLIGSFTSPSQSSSSSSSTCSSCSSPPPVKTSVITGPDPLGWKLCPKSSARFHAKRLSLQISIPIIPEPTTPSPEPSTKTKPPLKPKPFRRHHSESSAFLRSLTNPLPAVTLKDLCAVHLRPVTLSDDSDDVFSEETREEEKGSSSRPRKIPPPVPEKTAMARQIAQLIAHSRKRCKPPRAKSKEEENIYTSLRKRMPKYSPKTAGVLPHATEPAGLTRDISCGRKRPTPHFPG from the exons ATGAATAAACGCTCCACTGCTACGAATGGCACTGCCCGTTCCAATGGTATCTATGCCGAGTACGTCCACAGGAGCAACACTAATAACGTGAGACAAGGACAGGGAGTCGGGCCCAGGGTTCGTCCTTTGTCCACAATCTCGCCCTCTAATGTGACCCCACACTCTCATCAGCGGAGGTGGTCAGTCGACTACTGTAAATGCAGGTCCCCCCCTGTCATTATTGTGAAGAAGAGTATGAAGGAACCACAACCTCCTCAGCGGAGCGTATCCCTGCCCCACACAGGATCCCATACCTCTTTCAAGCGCTACTCCTGCCCGCTCATTGGGTCCTTTACCTCACCAAGTCAGtcctcatcatcttcctcttccacatgttcctcctgctcctcgcCTCCTCCCGTCAAGACATCCGTCATCACCGGTCCTGATCCTCTCGGCTGGAAGTTGTGCCCCAAGTCCTCAGCTCGTTTTCACGCTAAGAGGCTTTCTCTGCAGATTTCCATCCCAATCATCCCTGAACCCACCACTCCGAGCCCAGAACCTTCGACCAAAACTAAACCCCCCCTCAAGCCCAAACCTTTCCGTCGCCACCACTCTGAATCTTCAGCCTTCCTCAGATCCCTGACGAACCCCTTGCCCGCGGTGACGCTCAAAGACCTCTGTGCCGTGCACCTCCGCCCGGTCACCCTTTCAGACGACTCCGACGACGTCTTCAGTGAGGAGAcacgggaggaggagaaggggtcATCCTCAAGACCACGCAAAATACCGCCACCTGTTCCGGAAAAAACGGCCATGGCGAGACAAATAGCGCAACTGATCGCCCATTCGCGTAAACGTTGTAAGCCGCCTCGAgcaaaaagcaaagaagaagaaaacatttacaccaGCTTGAGAAAGCGAATGCCTAAATATTCACCAAAGACTGCCGGTGTACTGCCACATGCTACTGAACCTG cTGGGTTAACTCGAGATATCAGCTGTGGCAGAAAGAGGCCCACCCCACACTTCCCTGGAtga